In Hemiscyllium ocellatum isolate sHemOce1 chromosome 33, sHemOce1.pat.X.cur, whole genome shotgun sequence, the following are encoded in one genomic region:
- the LOC132831155 gene encoding oncomodulin-like, whose product MKITDFLLAGDVAAALAECKDPGSFQLKKFCKTSGLAKRSVKEIEQIFAILDDDKSGFIEKSELKSFLQYFVPQARKLSDSEMDSFVSAGDADGDGKINLSEFQNLLTA is encoded by the exons ATGAAGATCACAGATTTCCTCCTTGCTGGGGATGTGGCTGCTGCTCTTGCTGAATGTAAAG ATCCTGGCTCCTTCCAGCTCAAGAAATTCTGCAAAACCTCCGGCTTGGCAAAAAGATCTGTGAAAGAAATTGAGCAAATCTTTGCAATTCTTGATGACGACAAGAGTGGCTTCATTGAGAAAAGTGAACTCAA GTCGTTCCTCCAGTATTTCGTTCCTCAGGCCCGTAAGTTGAGTGACTCCGAGATGGACAGTTTTGTATCAGCAGGAGATGCAGATGGAGATGGGAAAATCAATCTTTCTG AATTCCAGAATCTGCTCACTGCTTAA